Proteins encoded together in one Pseudomonadota bacterium window:
- a CDS encoding OadG family protein: protein MYFDFGLISANNGWAMAITGAIIVILGLSILSFIISQLHKVIMLFEKKQFGTGQQKKMSLPANQFDANMGLQTDLEATAKIYKVISKDLGSMFELSKLYQLTQREQMPHPHITIRSLREAGFLVPLDDGIFTWKNN from the coding sequence ATGTATTTCGATTTTGGACTTATTTCGGCTAATAATGGTTGGGCAATGGCGATAACCGGTGCAATCATAGTAATTCTCGGATTGTCAATTTTATCTTTTATAATATCTCAATTACACAAGGTTATCATGCTCTTCGAGAAAAAACAATTTGGGACCGGGCAGCAAAAAAAAATGTCTTTGCCTGCAAATCAGTTTGATGCAAACATGGGTTTGCAAACAGATCTGGAGGCAACTGCAAAAATATATAAGGTTATTTCAAAAGACTTAGGAAGCATGTTCGAATTATCCAAACTCTATCAGCTTACACAAAGGGAGCAAATGCCACATCCGCATATTACCATTCGATCGCTAAGAGAAGCAGGATTTCTTGTACCTTTGGATGATGGAATCTTTACCTGGAAAAATAACTAA
- a CDS encoding zinc dependent phospholipase C family protein has product MASLITHLLVGKHVFSQIRQIEHSTANYSAFLLGCLLVDVNRFSIIDKSQTHFVKRKKENSKKYFNYSCENFLSRIDKELLRPWETLSKEEQLFIAGYLCHLAADEIWKEFGWQQVRTLKMSALADFPVTGTVMLTAYDMLCKKEFTDFDSVTQALNQVSIPDVLVNISHDSLINMWEIIRSHIMDGSTPDSYIQMLALSGKTKSELKKTRKEHDLYLENAITIIRKAGGVNKYIQAGTKRAMDVLPQLIQPDTLLKN; this is encoded by the coding sequence ATGGCTTCATTAATTACACATTTGCTTGTAGGAAAACACGTGTTTTCGCAGATACGGCAGATCGAACACAGCACCGCAAATTACAGCGCTTTTTTGCTCGGCTGTTTGCTGGTCGATGTAAACCGTTTTAGTATTATCGACAAATCTCAGACTCATTTTGTAAAGCGTAAAAAAGAAAACAGCAAAAAGTATTTTAATTACAGTTGTGAAAATTTCTTAAGCCGTATCGACAAAGAGTTGCTGCGACCATGGGAAACTTTATCAAAAGAAGAACAACTTTTTATAGCCGGATATCTGTGCCATCTGGCAGCAGATGAAATCTGGAAAGAATTCGGGTGGCAACAAGTAAGAACTCTTAAAATGTCGGCCCTGGCGGATTTTCCTGTAACCGGCACGGTTATGCTTACTGCTTATGATATGCTGTGTAAAAAAGAATTTACAGACTTTGACTCCGTAACCCAGGCTTTAAATCAAGTTTCGATTCCTGATGTTCTTGTAAATATCTCGCATGATTCTTTAATAAATATGTGGGAAATTATCCGATCTCACATAATGGATGGAAGCACACCCGATTCCTATATTCAAATGCTTGCCTTATCAGGTAAAACAAAATCCGAATTGAAGAAAACTCGCAAAGAGCATGATTTATACTTGGAAAATGCCATAACTATTATTCGCAAAGCAGGCGGTGTTAATAAATATATTCAGGCTGGCACAAAGCGGGCAATGGATGTTCTTCCACAATTAATTCAGCCTGATACACTACTGAAAAATTAA
- a CDS encoding AbrB/MazE/SpoVT family DNA-binding domain-containing protein — protein MRVTTKGQVTIPQHIREKLGITPATEVDFVEGDGRIFLVKRKGGETVTRKFTKLRGVATVKMTTDEIMALTRADR, from the coding sequence ATGAGAGTAACTACAAAAGGTCAAGTTACAATTCCCCAGCACATTCGCGAAAAATTGGGAATAACCCCGGCAACAGAAGTAGATTTTGTCGAGGGAGATGGCCGCATTTTTTTAGTGAAACGAAAAGGGGGAGAAACAGTAACCCGAAAATTTACAAAATTACGTGGCGTTGCAACTGTTAAAATGACGACTGACGAAATTATGGCTTTAACGAGAGCAGATAGATGA
- the hrpA gene encoding ATP-dependent RNA helicase HrpA, translated as MKQTNLIINKTEFRVKKAMRVDRPVLYREISKLKNAVSKNFAGQKIEKLLSDITKKLDASIHEQVLRRNNIPKFDFDSDLPITAKKDEIIDSIVKNQVVIISGETGSGKTTQLPKFCLAAGRGIFGKIGCTQPRRIAAITVCARIAQELGEETGKSVGYKIRFDDKTHKDSYIKIMTDGILLAEANNDPYLNEYDTIIVDEAHERSLNIDFILGVLKTLLIKRKDLKLIITSATIDTDKFSKAFDNAPVIEVSGRMFPVDVRYLPVDFEPEKDEDKSYADLAIEAVDKIVKENPYGDILIFMPTELDIREATEILEGRKYRSVEIIPLFARLPASEQKKVFLPLSARKIIISTNIAETSITIPGIKYVIDTGLARIPHYTPRSRSTAMPVVSVSKSSADQRKGRCGRVENGICVRLYSKENYEARSLYTLPEILRSNLAEVVLRMIALKLGEVSSFPFIDRPSPKSIKDGYDILLELGAIKQEPGNKALYCLTPTGKLMAALPVDPRLSRMLIEAPNRGCLEEMTVIASAISSQDPRQRPADKTEEADRAHKIFSDPLSDFITLLNIWNKYNEASGTTSGARKFCKANFLSFKRMKEWRDIYTQITNILIETGMKSRKTESVKALSGANKSDSKFSPLYTAIHKSILSGFLSNIAVKKEKNSFSATRDKSVMIFPGSGLFKNPPTWIVSAEMVETSRFFARTAATIESAWIEEIGKEQCKYSYYGAHWDRKRGEVVAIEKASLYGLAIVAGRSVSYGKINPEEASDIFIRCALVEEDIDTFLPFMEHNKKVKEEVLDMENRLRKRDVFAGNETIFEFYKKQLPGICEIRTLSRHIKSFGNDKHLRMKKEDLLRYLPDEENLSLYPDSINLGKKPFICLYNFDPGKTDDGITVKIPVSSSSSVLPEKADWLVPGLLQEKITALIKGLPKEYRKKLLPLSKIVDTIIEKMPRGKAALATELSNFIFRNFEVDIPASAWSYDSLPEHLKMRFSIIDAKGKEIFAGKDKNILLKDYSKPLDNRMLASVKRKYEKTGILKWDFGDIAKQLVIKEDENTSRIYFPALDIDEGCVNLRIYESEKTAQLSHKQGTIALFLITFDKDIKHVKKQISIPSELHKYTVFFGGVKSFDKMLFNGIINDLFDKEIRTGDIFNTHSQYVLKNIFSYGQEKIKQISPVIEAFHETRSILQDLCKRCRLNNNKEAFLMIDRLENEVVRLVPNNFIQLYEPERLLHLSRYLKATSIRAQRAMIDPEKDIIKSNELETHTLSLDKLLKNISPFISEEKRKAMEEYFWLIEEYKVSLFAQELKTPIPISSKRLDKKLKEIERLI; from the coding sequence ATGAAACAAACAAATTTAATAATTAACAAAACCGAATTCAGGGTTAAAAAAGCAATGCGGGTGGACAGACCGGTTCTTTACCGCGAAATATCAAAACTGAAAAACGCTGTTTCCAAAAACTTTGCAGGGCAAAAAATTGAAAAGCTGCTTTCTGATATCACCAAAAAGCTTGATGCTTCCATTCATGAACAAGTATTAAGAAGAAACAATATCCCAAAATTTGATTTTGATTCCGATCTTCCCATAACAGCCAAAAAAGATGAAATCATAGATTCTATTGTTAAAAACCAGGTTGTTATTATTTCGGGTGAAACCGGATCAGGCAAAACCACACAATTACCGAAATTCTGTCTTGCCGCAGGACGGGGGATTTTTGGTAAAATTGGCTGTACTCAGCCGAGAAGAATTGCCGCTATTACCGTTTGTGCACGTATTGCACAGGAACTCGGAGAGGAAACCGGAAAGTCCGTCGGCTACAAAATCCGTTTTGACGATAAAACACATAAAGACTCATACATAAAAATAATGACCGACGGCATTTTGCTGGCGGAAGCCAATAATGATCCGTATCTTAATGAATATGACACCATAATTGTTGACGAAGCACATGAAAGAAGTCTTAACATTGACTTTATACTTGGAGTGCTGAAAACTCTTTTAATAAAAAGAAAAGACTTAAAACTGATTATAACTTCTGCAACAATTGATACCGATAAATTTTCAAAAGCTTTTGATAATGCACCTGTAATTGAAGTTTCAGGCAGAATGTTTCCTGTTGATGTACGCTATCTTCCTGTAGATTTTGAACCTGAAAAAGATGAAGACAAAAGCTATGCAGATCTTGCAATAGAAGCTGTTGATAAAATAGTAAAAGAAAATCCATACGGCGATATACTTATTTTTATGCCCACAGAACTGGATATCCGGGAAGCAACCGAAATCCTTGAAGGAAGAAAATACAGATCCGTTGAGATAATACCCCTTTTTGCAAGGCTTCCGGCTTCAGAGCAAAAAAAGGTTTTTTTGCCTCTATCTGCAAGAAAGATTATCATATCAACCAATATCGCTGAAACATCTATTACTATCCCTGGCATAAAATATGTGATAGATACAGGTCTTGCACGTATTCCGCATTATACCCCAAGATCTCGCTCAACCGCTATGCCAGTAGTTTCCGTTTCAAAAAGCAGCGCAGACCAGCGAAAAGGCAGGTGCGGAAGAGTAGAAAACGGCATCTGTGTGCGTCTTTATTCTAAAGAAAATTATGAAGCCCGCTCTCTTTATACGCTGCCCGAAATTTTAAGGTCAAATCTTGCCGAAGTTGTATTGAGAATGATTGCTTTAAAACTGGGTGAAGTATCTTCCTTTCCTTTTATAGACAGGCCTTCGCCAAAAAGCATCAAGGATGGATATGACATTCTTCTGGAACTGGGAGCGATAAAACAGGAGCCTGGCAATAAAGCGCTTTATTGCCTAACTCCAACCGGCAAACTTATGGCAGCCCTTCCGGTTGACCCCAGGCTTTCCAGAATGCTTATTGAAGCACCGAACAGAGGATGTCTTGAAGAAATGACAGTGATCGCCTCAGCCATAAGCTCTCAGGACCCAAGGCAAAGACCTGCCGATAAAACAGAGGAAGCAGACAGAGCGCACAAGATTTTCTCAGACCCGCTTTCAGACTTTATAACTCTTCTTAACATATGGAATAAATATAACGAAGCATCTGGTACTACTTCCGGAGCAAGAAAATTCTGCAAAGCAAACTTTCTATCTTTTAAAAGGATGAAAGAGTGGCGCGACATATATACACAGATAACAAATATACTTATTGAAACCGGTATGAAAAGCCGGAAAACAGAAAGTGTGAAAGCTTTAAGCGGTGCAAATAAATCAGACAGCAAATTCAGCCCGCTTTATACTGCCATCCACAAATCGATACTAAGCGGTTTTTTATCAAATATTGCCGTAAAAAAAGAAAAGAATAGTTTTAGTGCAACAAGAGATAAATCCGTTATGATATTTCCCGGCTCAGGATTATTCAAAAACCCGCCCACTTGGATAGTATCTGCCGAAATGGTTGAAACATCGCGATTTTTTGCAAGAACTGCTGCAACCATAGAAAGCGCCTGGATAGAAGAAATCGGAAAAGAGCAGTGCAAATACTCCTATTATGGAGCACACTGGGATAGAAAACGCGGAGAAGTTGTGGCCATTGAAAAAGCAAGTTTATACGGACTTGCAATCGTTGCCGGACGATCCGTATCTTACGGAAAAATAAATCCGGAAGAAGCATCGGATATTTTTATAAGATGCGCCCTTGTTGAAGAAGATATCGACACCTTTTTGCCTTTCATGGAACATAATAAAAAAGTAAAAGAAGAAGTTCTGGATATGGAAAACAGGTTAAGAAAAAGAGATGTTTTCGCAGGCAATGAAACCATATTTGAATTTTACAAAAAACAGCTTCCTGGAATCTGTGAGATTCGCACACTTTCCAGGCACATAAAAAGCTTTGGTAACGATAAACATCTTCGGATGAAAAAAGAAGATTTATTGCGTTATTTGCCGGATGAAGAGAATCTGTCTCTTTATCCGGATAGTATAAACTTAGGCAAAAAACCCTTTATATGTCTTTATAATTTTGATCCGGGCAAAACGGATGACGGCATAACCGTCAAGATTCCGGTTTCATCATCATCATCCGTTTTACCGGAAAAAGCAGACTGGCTTGTACCCGGACTATTGCAGGAAAAGATAACTGCGCTTATAAAAGGACTTCCAAAAGAATACAGAAAAAAATTACTCCCTCTTTCTAAAATAGTTGATACCATCATAGAAAAAATGCCAAGGGGAAAAGCTGCGCTTGCAACCGAGCTTTCAAACTTTATTTTCCGTAATTTCGAAGTCGATATTCCTGCAAGCGCATGGTCATACGATTCTTTGCCTGAGCATCTTAAAATGCGCTTTTCAATAATTGATGCCAAGGGAAAAGAGATCTTTGCCGGAAAAGATAAAAATATTTTATTAAAAGATTATTCAAAGCCGCTTGATAACAGAATGCTTGCATCAGTTAAAAGAAAGTATGAAAAGACAGGTATTTTAAAATGGGATTTTGGAGACATTGCAAAGCAGCTTGTAATAAAGGAAGATGAAAACACCAGCAGGATTTATTTTCCGGCTCTTGATATAGATGAAGGTTGCGTTAATCTTAGAATTTATGAATCTGAAAAAACGGCTCAGTTATCACATAAACAAGGAACTATCGCTCTTTTTTTAATAACTTTTGACAAAGATATAAAGCATGTAAAAAAACAGATCTCTATTCCTTCTGAACTTCATAAATATACAGTTTTTTTCGGGGGAGTAAAAAGTTTTGATAAAATGCTTTTTAATGGCATAATAAATGATCTTTTTGATAAAGAAATACGAACCGGAGATATTTTCAACACCCATTCACAGTATGTTCTTAAGAATATATTTTCTTATGGCCAGGAAAAAATTAAACAAATTTCTCCGGTAATAGAAGCATTTCATGAGACCAGATCAATTTTACAGGATCTATGCAAAAGATGTCGTCTTAATAATAACAAGGAAGCTTTTTTAATGATAGACAGACTTGAAAATGAAGTTGTCCGGCTGGTGCCGAATAATTTCATCCAATTATATGAGCCAGAGCGGCTTTTGCATCTTTCCAGGTATCTTAAAGCCACATCAATAAGGGCACAAAGAGCTATGATTGATCCTGAAAAAGACATTATAAAGTCAAATGAACTTGAAACACATACACTTTCTCTTGATAAACTTCTTAAAAACATCTCCCCTTTTATATCGGAGGAAAAGAGAAAAGCCATGGAAGAATACTTCTGGCTGATTGAAGAATATAAGGTATCTCTTTTTGCCCAGGAGTTAAAAACACCAATCCCGATCTCTTCTAAAAGACTGGATAAAAAGCTTAAAGAAATCGAGCGCCTAATATAA
- the miaA gene encoding tRNA (adenosine(37)-N6)-dimethylallyltransferase MiaA yields MINDITDKKISIIVICGPTGIGKTAAGIKTAEIFGGEIISADSMQVYRYLDIGTAKPTKDETLRVFHHMIDIIDPDEDFSAAKFASMGIEIINSLEEENKVPFIVGGTGLYIKALVHGLFDIKPAADSDFKIHLKKQAKENGTQFLYNQLKKLDPKAADKIHPNDTFRIIRALEVFESTGISILEHQKKHGFSENRFNVLKIGLNMEREALYRRIEKRVDLMIEAGFEDEVRRLLDMNYSADLKSMQSIGYRHMIDYISGSITLDEAIRTLKQDTRRFAKRQLTWFNADPDIIWMKPDQVGDIKILAENFLKKGDSLG; encoded by the coding sequence ATGATAAATGACATAACAGATAAAAAAATCTCTATTATCGTAATCTGCGGCCCAACAGGCATAGGTAAAACAGCAGCAGGCATCAAAACAGCAGAAATTTTCGGCGGCGAAATCATAAGCGCCGATTCAATGCAGGTTTATAGATATTTAGATATTGGAACAGCAAAACCAACAAAAGATGAAACCCTGCGTGTGTTTCACCATATGATAGATATCATAGATCCTGATGAAGATTTCAGTGCTGCAAAATTCGCCTCAATGGGAATCGAAATAATAAACAGCCTCGAAGAAGAAAACAAGGTTCCGTTTATAGTTGGTGGAACCGGGCTTTACATAAAAGCTCTGGTTCACGGTCTTTTTGACATCAAACCTGCGGCAGACAGCGATTTTAAGATTCATCTTAAAAAACAGGCCAAAGAAAACGGAACTCAATTTTTATATAATCAACTTAAAAAACTTGATCCTAAAGCAGCAGATAAAATTCACCCGAATGATACATTCAGGATAATAAGGGCACTGGAAGTTTTTGAGTCAACAGGTATAAGTATTTTAGAACATCAAAAAAAGCATGGCTTTTCTGAAAATCGGTTTAATGTTTTAAAGATCGGGCTTAATATGGAAAGAGAAGCTCTTTACAGGCGAATAGAAAAAAGAGTGGACTTAATGATTGAGGCCGGTTTTGAAGATGAAGTAAGACGGCTTCTTGATATGAATTATTCGGCAGATCTTAAATCAATGCAATCTATAGGATACCGGCATATGATAGATTATATTTCAGGAAGCATTACTTTAGATGAAGCAATACGCACGCTGAAGCAAGACACCAGAAGATTTGCAAAACGCCAGCTGACTTGGTTTAACGCCGATCCTGACATTATATGGATGAAACCGGATCAGGTTGGAGATATTAAAATACTTGCAGAAAATTTCCTTAAAAAAGGAGATAGCCTTGGATAA
- a CDS encoding methyltransferase domain-containing protein encodes MDKQSLEKNASSFLVENINLLPKGRVLDIAMGEGRNSIYLASLGFKVQGIDISEEAIKIAEKNARQSGVDISTHVVDLEKDTYITEDSYDVIICFNYLQRSLIPKIKAGLCTGGFVVYETFIIDQIQFGKPHNPDFLLKHNELLDMFRDFRCLRYHEGIVENQKAVAGIIAQKI; translated from the coding sequence TTGGATAAACAATCATTAGAAAAAAACGCATCCAGCTTTCTTGTTGAAAACATAAACCTGTTACCTAAAGGCCGTGTTCTTGACATAGCCATGGGTGAAGGAAGAAATTCTATTTATCTTGCGAGTCTGGGTTTTAAGGTTCAAGGAATAGACATATCAGAAGAAGCTATAAAAATTGCCGAAAAAAATGCCAGGCAATCAGGGGTGGATATCAGCACACATGTTGTTGATCTTGAAAAAGATACTTATATCACCGAAGACAGTTATGATGTTATTATCTGCTTTAACTATCTTCAAAGATCGTTAATTCCTAAAATCAAGGCGGGTTTATGCACAGGCGGGTTTGTAGTATATGAAACTTTTATAATAGACCAGATTCAGTTCGGAAAACCGCATAATCCCGATTTTCTTTTAAAGCATAATGAATTGCTTGATATGTTCCGCGATTTCAGGTGTCTTAGGTATCATGAGGGAATTGTGGAAAACCAAAAAGCTGTTGCCGGAATAATTGCGCAAAAGATATAA
- a CDS encoding type II toxin-antitoxin system VapC family toxin has protein sequence MKGLLVDSNVILDIFLDDPDWADWSESTLANYSAHSAFYINSIVYAEVSVGFEKIEELESALHKGGFQMLEIPKEALFLAGKAYLKYRAVKGFKKSPLPDFYIGAQAAVLSLDLITRDINRYRTYFPTVRLICPESIL, from the coding sequence ATGAAGGGCCTTCTTGTTGATTCAAATGTGATTTTAGATATTTTTCTTGATGATCCCGATTGGGCTGATTGGTCTGAATCTACATTGGCAAATTATAGTGCTCACTCAGCTTTTTATATTAATTCGATAGTCTATGCTGAAGTATCAGTCGGTTTTGAAAAGATAGAGGAATTGGAGTCTGCTCTCCATAAAGGCGGATTTCAGATGTTGGAAATTCCGAAAGAAGCTTTATTTCTTGCGGGTAAAGCTTATCTCAAATACAGGGCGGTGAAAGGATTCAAGAAATCACCTTTACCGGATTTTTATATAGGTGCACAGGCAGCTGTGCTTTCCCTGGATCTGATTACACGGGATATAAATCGATACCGAACATATTTTCCAACGGTCAGATTGATTTGCCCGGAGTCAATTTTATGA